Genomic DNA from Pseudomonas fitomaticsae:
GGATTTCGCGAGAGGACATGGATCAATCCGTACTGAATAGATACGGCGGATAATAACAGCTCAGCCAAATCCACTTTGACCTGAATCAGAAACGGCGTGGCCTCCCTGGCCTGCAATGCCTGGTGAAAGGAACGAAGAACCGCCCGGAGCCTGCGGACTAAAGCCCCTGCATCATTTTGCGCACGCCCGCCACATGCCGGCGGCTGACAATCAGCGCGTCACCGTTGAGGCCCTTGAGGAACAACTGGAAGTGGCCCAGCGGCGTACGTTGCAGTCGCTCGATGCGGTCGCGGGCGACCAGCGCGTTGCGGTGGATCCGCACGAAGCGTTCGCCGAATTCGTCTTCCAGCGCCTTGAGCGGTTCATCCAGAAGGACTTCGCCGCCTTCGTGGCGCAAGGTCACGTATTTGTGGTCGGCAATGAAGTACACCACCTGATCCAGCGGGATCAGCTCGATGCCTTTACGGGTGCGGGCGCTGATGTGACTGCGCGGGCCGTTACCGCTTTCGGCGGCAGGACGGGTCAGGGCCGAGAGCTGGGCCCGGTTGGGACGTTCGGCCCGTTTCAGGGCGTCATGCAGATGTTCGGTTCGCACGGGTTTCACCACATAGCCCACGGCGCTGGCCTGCAGGGCTTCCACGGCAAATTCATCGGGACCTGCGCAAAACACCACGGCCGGCGGGGTTTCGCGTTCGCACAGACGGGCAGCCACCTGCAGGCCATCGAGGCCCGGCATGCGGATATCGAGCAGCACGATATCCGGCTTGTGGCTGTCGATCAGTGCCAACGCCTCTTCGCCATTGGTAGCGCTGGGCTCCAGGACTGTGTAGC
This window encodes:
- a CDS encoding LytR/AlgR family response regulator transcription factor, translating into MNVLIVDDEPLARERLSRMVSELEGYTVLEPSATNGEEALALIDSHKPDIVLLDIRMPGLDGLQVAARLCERETPPAVVFCAGPDEFAVEALQASAVGYVVKPVRTEHLHDALKRAERPNRAQLSALTRPAAESGNGPRSHISARTRKGIELIPLDQVVYFIADHKYVTLRHEGGEVLLDEPLKALEDEFGERFVRIHRNALVARDRIERLQRTPLGHFQLFLKGLNGDALIVSRRHVAGVRKMMQGL